DNA sequence from the Coffea arabica cultivar ET-39 chromosome 11c, Coffea Arabica ET-39 HiFi, whole genome shotgun sequence genome:
catgcgGACCAGGAGCACATGCGGTTCCGATTACACATAATACCTTTTTAGGTATTTGCCATTGATGGGACCAACCCTTAATTCATtctcaacaaccaatttatATGAATCGTTTGTATACACTTCTCGGACAACATATGGACCATTCTACTTAGGAGTAAACATTCTTTGTCCACCATGAGTGATGATGATCGATTTTCGAACAACGAGTACTAACTCTTCAATTTGGAAAGAACATGGCCGGACATGCTTATTGAATGCTTTTGAAAGGCAGGCTTGATAGCACTCAATTCGTTGTTGAATTTTCAATCTCTTTCCATTGAGTGCTTCTAACTCCTCAAGGTGAAAACGAACATTATCTTTTTTCACTGAGCCATTCTTGAATCATAATTTGTAGCGAAGATATTTGACAGTCAAGTGGAAAAATAGTTCAACACCGTAAATAAGCGCGTATGGGATTGCTTGTGTGGGAGTTCGAAAAGTAGTTTTGTATACCCAAAGCACCTCTCCAATTCAAAAATGTTAATCCCTTTTCGATTTATCCGTAATTTTTTTCAACATATTACATAATGTCTTGTTGAATGCTTCAGCGAGTCCATTTGCAGCAGCATAGTACATGGAAGAGTTATattgtttgaaatgaaactttttGCAAAGTTTATTCATTGCTATATTGCAAAAAAGTTTATCATTATCGGTGATGATATAACGTGAGACTCCATACCGATAAATGATGTGCAAACAAATGAAATTTACTACATTCTCTTTTTTGACCTCTCTTAGAGGAATTACTTCACCCCACTTTGAGATGTAATCTGTTGCCGCCAAAATAAAAATGTGTCTGCCAAAAGATTTTGGGAGCGATCCAATTATATCCAAATTTTGAGTATCGAACAGTCAAGAAGCCACAGTTGGGTGCAATGGTTTAGGTGATGGATGAAATTGTCATGAAATTGACAAGTTTGACATCTTCTAGCAAAATCGATACAGTCATTTACCATCGTTGGCTAGTAGTATCCCATTCTCTTAATGTGAAAGTGTAATTTCGGGCCAGATTGATGAGCACCACATATCCCAGAGTGAGCCTCTTCCATTGTTTGCATGGTttcattttctccaaaatattGTAGAAACACCCTATCAAATGATTTTCGATAAAGCGTCCCTTTGTAATAATTGAAATATGGCGCTTGACGATGTATATTTACCCTTTTCTTGGGCTCTTCTAATAACTTTCCATGATTAAGGTAATCAATGATGAGGTGACGCCAATCCTCCTTTTCAATCTCAtggacaaaaatatgataaacatTTTCTTCTCCACCATTATCTTCTTCATCGAATATCGAAGATATGACCCAATTTTGATATATCgaaatttgattttgataaGAAGATAGAGTGATCATGGACGCCAACCTTGCCAAAGAGTTAACTTGTTGGTTGAATTTTCTAGAGATATGTTCTATAGTGACATTGTCGAAATATCCCATGAGTTGCCTTGCATACTTATAATATGGGATCAATTCAGTTTTTTTGATatcaaaaataccaaaaagtTGATTTACCACTAATTTTGAATCACCATAGATTCTAACATACAAATGCTTCATGTTTATGGTCGTTTCAAGACCGAGAATTAACGCCTGATATTCGGTCATATTATTTGAATACCGACGTGTTAAAGTGAAAAAATACGGCAATATATCTGCTTCAAGAGTATAAAAGACAACTTCCGCATCAGCTCCATCACGGTGAGCAACTCCATAGAAATACATTGACCATGGAGTTTCGATCATAAATACTTCTTCATCGGAGAGTTCATCAGTCAACTCCCACTCGGCAGGCATAGGATGATCAGTTAGAAAGTTTGCCAATATTTGTCATTTGACAAGCTTTACTGGtacataaataatttcaaattgttgaaattgaaGGTACTATCtcgcaagtcagtcaaatagTACAGATTTTGTCATGACATATTTAATGGGATTAGACTTGGATATGAGTCGGACAGTGTGTGCTTGAAAATAATGTTTCAACTTCTGAATGGCAAATATAAATGTCAAACACAACTTCTCGATAGGTGAGTGATTCAACTCATTAGATGTCATCATCCGACTCAAGTAATACAGCTCATTCTCCTTACCGTCATCATTTTCCTGAGCAAGTAAGGCTCCAATCGACCGTTCTTGAGCGAAAATATAAAGGATCAATGGTTTTCCTGAAATTGGCGCCGCTAACACAGGGGGATTCATAAGGTACGTTTTAATACTTGTAAAAATATTTCTACAAGCTACATCCTACTCGAAGGGTGCTCCTTTTTTTATCAGTCAACTGAAAGGTTAGCATCATTCGGCCAAATTAGAGATAAACCTCCGGATGTAAGCCAACTTTCTTTGAAGATTTTTCAATTCATGGATATTTCTCGGTTCAGACATATTTATAATGGCATCAATTTTAGATCTATCGACCTCTATTCCCCGTTGATGAACGATGAAATCGAGAAATTTATCAGAAGTGACTCCAAATGCGCACTTCAAAGGATTCATCTTCAGTTGGTATCTCCAAAGGCGTTGAAAAATATTTCGAAGGTCTTGAATATAACCTTCTCGCTTTTTTGATTTCACCACAAGATCATCAACGTAGCACTCCACATTTCTATGGAGCATATCATCAAAAATTCTTTGTATTGCCCTTTGATATGTCGCTTCAGTATTTTTCAAGCCAAACGGCATCACTCTATAGCAATAAATTCTCTTGAAAATGTGAGAGGCAGTAAGCTCCTCATCCTCGGCTGCCATACATATTTGCTTGTAATCAGACGATCCATCAAGAAAAAATAGTGTTTCATGTTCTATTGTAGCATCTACTGTCAATTTTGTGATGGGGAGTGAAAAATCATCTT
Encoded proteins:
- the LOC140016424 gene encoding uncharacterized protein; protein product: MPAEWELTDELSDEEVFMIETPWSMYFYGVAHRDGADAEVVFYTLEADILPYFFTLTRRYSNNMTEYQALILGLETTINMKHLYVRIYGDSKLVVNQLFGIFDIKKTELIPYYKYARQLMGYFDNVTIEHISRKFNQQVNSLARLASMITLSSYQNQISIYQNWVISSIFDEEDNGGEENVYHIFVHEIEKEDWRHLIIDYLNHGKLLEEPKKRVNIHRQAPYFNYYKGTLYRKSFDRVFLQYFGENETMQTMEEAHSGICGAHQSGPKLHFHIKRMGYY